TGCCACATGCCTCCTGCACCGGAACTGTGATCGACTGCCTGGGGCTGAAAGGCTGATTCGGCAACGGCCAGATAGATCAGGTCCTGCGGAACGCCCTCCTGGTTGAGTACGCGTTGGATCATAGCCTTGTAGCGGCCGGCGCGTTGCAGCGAGTGCAGCAAAGTATTATGACCGCGCTGCGTGTTCGCAAAAAAATTGATATACGAGGCGACATAGTCGTTGATGACCAGCGGCAGATCGGATTTGGTGGTCGCGAGTTCGGCCCGGGCCTTGGCGACCAGGTTGGGATCAACCACAAACGTCACATCGTTGGCCACGTCCGAGGGAGTTGGCTCGACGGTGGGAGCGAAACCATTGCCCTGCTTGAGCGCTTCCATCTCCAGTGCATTGACAGCGTCGAGAATCCGATTGAACTCGTCGTTCAACTGCGGGTCGGCCTTGATATCAAGGCCGCTGGCGAGCATCCTGTCGACCGCGCTGTCGAAGTCGGCCTTGGCCTGCACAAGTTGGCCTTTGCGGTAATGCGCATTGCCGCTGAGGAAGCTGCGCTCTACCTGAGCGATGAGCTGCTGTACACGGCTCTGCTCGGCGGGCGACTCGGGCGCGCGGGGTGGGCTCGATGGCTGCTGTGCCAGCTGCGCGGGGGGTGCGGTGACTTTGCTGCTGGTGATCGCCGGCGGCGGCGCGGTCTGTTTTGTATCGCAACCACTGATGCCCACGATTCCGACGCCGAGCGATGAAACCAGCGAAAGTGTCAGCGGCAGACGGCTGAATGAGGGGGCGAAATGACGGCGTGGATTTGTATTCATGAAAGGCTGTTCTTGCAGAATTGCGAATGCTTTTCGCCCGCCGCGCGAGCCGCAACCAACTCCCGGATTACTTTCTCACTGCTGTCCCGATGATAAGCTATGGACTTGAGGGTGTTTGCGCGTGACCGCGCCGCACCTCGTGTGACGCCTCTTCATGGATTCAAGTCTCCTAAGAAATTTCGCCATTATCGCCCATATCGACCACGGAAAGTCGACTCTCTCGGACCGTCTGCTGGAGTTGACCGGCTCCGTTACCGCACGCGAAATGCATGCTCAGTTGTTGGACGCAATGGATCTGGAACGGGAGCGCGGCATCACCATCAAAGCGCATGCCGTTCGCATGATGTACAAGGCGAGAAACGGCATTACCTACCAGCTGAACCTGATCGACACGCCGGGCCATGTGGACTTCAGCTACGAGGTTTCGCGCTCGCTGGCCTCGTGCGAGGGAGCGCTGCTGGTGGTGGACGCAAGCCAGGGCGTAGAAGCGCAAACACTAGCCAACGCCTTCCTGGCCATCAATGGCGGACTGGAAATTATCCCGGTTATCAACAAGATCGACCTTCCCTCGGCCGACGTTACGCGCACACAGGAGGCCATTGAGCAGGCCGTTGGCCTGGACGCGACCGATGCCATCCCGGTATCCGCCAAGACCGGCGTGGGCGTCGAAGACGTTCTGGAAGCCATTGTGCATCGCCTGCCGCCGCCCAAGGGCGACATCGACGCGCCGCTGCAGGCCCTGATCTTCGATTCCTGGTTCGATCCTTATCGCGGGGTCGTCGTGCTGGCGCGCGTGGTTCATGGACGCATGCGGCAAGGTCAGAAGATCCGTTTTCTCTCCAACGGGCGTGTCTTCAACATCGACACCATGGGTGTTCTTACCCCCAAGCCCGTGGCAATTGCGGAGTTGACCGCGGGCGAGGTCGGCTTCTTTACGGCGACGATCAAGAACGTTGCCGACACGAAGATCGGCGACACCGTTACCGACGACGAGAACCCGGCGACAGAGGCTCTGCCTGGATTCATGGAGATCATGCCCATGGTCTTCGCCGGCATCTACACTGTCGATTCGCATGAACATACGCTGTTGCGAGACGCACTCGAAAAGCTGCGCCTCAACGACTCTTCGTTCTTCTTTGAACCGGAAAGCTCCGTGGCGCTGGGTTTCGGCTTTCGATGCGGTTTCCTGGGCCTGCTTCACATGGAGATCATCCAGGAGCGCATCGAGCGCGAGTACAACCTGGACCTGATCACCACGGCCCCCAGCGTGCGCTACAAGATCGAACTGACCAGCGGCGAAGTCGTGGAAGTCGAAAATCCCTCGCGCTGGCCCGAGCCAACCAATATCGAGCGGATCGAAGAGCCGGTCATCAACGCGATGATCCTCACCAACGAAGAGTACGTTGGCGGAATTCTCAAGCTGGTGGAAGAAAAGCGTGGCCGGCAGAAGAATTTCGAGTATGTCTCGGCGACGCGCGTGATGCTGACGTACGAGTTGCCGCTCAACGAGATTGTCCTCGACTTCTACGATCGCCTTAAATCTGTCTCGCGCGGCTATGCATCGCTGGACTACCAATTGGCCGGCATGTGGACATCGCCGATGGTGAAGATGGACATTCTGGTCTCCGGCGAGCCTGTGGACGCGCTCTCTATCATCGTGCATCGCGACCTGGCTTATGAACGCGGCAAGGCGCTCGTTGCCAAGATGCGGGAACTCATTCCCAGGCAACAGTTTGAGGTTGCCATCCAGGCGGCAATCGGAGCAAAGATCGTCGCTCGCGAGACTGTTGCCGCCTTGCGTAAGAATGTTATCGCCAAGTGCTATGGGGGCGATATCAGCCGCAAGCGCAAACTTCTTGAGAAGCAAAAAGAAGGAAAGAAGCGCATGAAGCGCATCGGCAAAGTAGACATCCCCCAGGAAGCATTTCTCGCCGTGCTGCGAGTCGGGGAAGACACGCAATCCTGATGACTGACAGTTGCTTCAGGCTAAGTCAGTCATCAGATGTTCACACGCAACTGTGGAAAGCTCTGGATTCCTGCGCGACTTAGCCATGCGGTATAACTACGCTTCCCGCACGACTTAGGCTTGCGCAAAGTTGTTCAAAAATAAGGACTTGCGCACCCAACCAGAAATCCGGAAGGTTTGACAAGGGGAAATCGCAGGTTTTTTTCGGGTGCGTGCCAAAAGTAATCCACAAAGTTTTCCACAGGATCGGCGCGGGAGTCTGTGCATTTTTGGCTAGCGAAGCGTAGCGCAAAGATTACCAGTTCTGGATCATATTTA
This portion of the Acidicapsa acidisoli genome encodes:
- the lepA gene encoding translation elongation factor 4, translated to MDSSLLRNFAIIAHIDHGKSTLSDRLLELTGSVTAREMHAQLLDAMDLERERGITIKAHAVRMMYKARNGITYQLNLIDTPGHVDFSYEVSRSLASCEGALLVVDASQGVEAQTLANAFLAINGGLEIIPVINKIDLPSADVTRTQEAIEQAVGLDATDAIPVSAKTGVGVEDVLEAIVHRLPPPKGDIDAPLQALIFDSWFDPYRGVVVLARVVHGRMRQGQKIRFLSNGRVFNIDTMGVLTPKPVAIAELTAGEVGFFTATIKNVADTKIGDTVTDDENPATEALPGFMEIMPMVFAGIYTVDSHEHTLLRDALEKLRLNDSSFFFEPESSVALGFGFRCGFLGLLHMEIIQERIEREYNLDLITTAPSVRYKIELTSGEVVEVENPSRWPEPTNIERIEEPVINAMILTNEEYVGGILKLVEEKRGRQKNFEYVSATRVMLTYELPLNEIVLDFYDRLKSVSRGYASLDYQLAGMWTSPMVKMDILVSGEPVDALSIIVHRDLAYERGKALVAKMRELIPRQQFEVAIQAAIGAKIVARETVAALRKNVIAKCYGGDISRKRKLLEKQKEGKKRMKRIGKVDIPQEAFLAVLRVGEDTQS